GCAAAACGGCGCACCGGGTCATTGCTGATGCCGCAATAGAGCGAGCCATTGGCGGCACGCACCAGGTAGACAAACCACGGCTTGGCTTCGACAGGCACAACTTCAGAAGCGCTATTCACAATCCGTTCCGACACCACAAGAGAAGAACACGCATCTTATCAATGCCTCCATGTCCTGTGGCGAGGGGGCTTGTCCCCCGTTGGGCCGCGAAGCGGCCCTAATCAGCAATCGCGGTCCTTCTGAAAAGGCCGCAATTACCTTTCTGGGGCCGCTTCGCGGCCCAACGGGGGACAAGCCCCCTCGCCACGGGCCTGGAACGCCTTCAGCCCTTTCAACGCCTGGGCGCGCACGGCGTTTTTCACCAGGGGTGTCCAGCCCAGCAACAGCCCTTTGGTGCCCAACGCCTGGCGCGACCAGCGCCACAGGTCGAAGTGGTCGTGGTGCTCACAGATCTTGCCATCGCGAAACACAAAGCGCGCCTGGATATCGTTGACCACGGTGTTGCCGGTGGCACTGAACAGGTAGGTCGCCACCCAGTGCGCGCTGCCGGTGATTTCGTCGCTGCGCACGCTGTCGAAGGTCAGGGAAAAGTCCTTGGCGCGGGTGGTGAGCATGCGCCACATGTCGCCGGCATCACGGCCACGCAACTCACCGAAGGCCGGGTCGCTGAACACCACATCGTCGGTGTAGCAGGCGCTCATGGCCTCGGCGTCCAGGCGCTGAAACGCGCTGTAAAATTCGGTGATCAGGACGTTATGCGCGTCGCTCATGGGCAGGTTCCGCAAAAGGAATTGGGGGGGCCGGGTACGATAATCCCCAAGGCCCCTGAACACTATCGACATTGATGCCGGGAATATCAGCCCCATGAGGGTCAGGGCACCATCCCGCAGCTACGAGCATAGGCGAACAAGTCCACATCGGTGGAAATGCACAGCCGGTGCATGGCGGTACTTTTCTGCTTGCTGATGGTGGAAATGCTGCGATTGACGCGTGCGGCAATCTGGCTGACGGTCATGCCGCTGGCCAGCATGCGCACCACTTCGCGCTCCTTGTCGGACAGTTGCGGGGTCTGTGACTGGTCCCCGGTGCCGGCCTGGGCCAACTGGGCCCGCAGGCACTCACTGACAAAGGTCTTGCCCTCACAGACCTCCCTGATTGCGGTGGGCAATTCCTTGGCCGACGCGCTCTTGGCCACAATGGCCTGCGCGCCCTGGGCGAAGGAGGCACGCAGGGTGGCGATGTTGGCGAACATGGTCACCAGAATCACCGGCAACGTGGGGTACTGGCGCTGCAGCAGGCCGAGCAACCCGTAGCCATCGGCTTGCAGGTCGCCCGGCATGACGAAGTCGGTGACCAGCACATCACACGGCGTCACGCTCAACACCCGCAGCAACTCGTCAGGGCCGTTGGCCTCACCGACCACCTTGCACCTGCCATTGGCCTCGATCACTACCCTCTGCCCGATACGAACAATGGGGTGATCGTCAGCAATAATTACGCGAAACATAGGCATCCATGAGTAATGGCAAATTGATTCACGCCAAAATACCCGCGAGCGTTCCAGGCAACAACCGTGCAGCCTGCGCCCAATTTCGCCTCGCCCCCGTGTTTTTAGTGAAAGACTTCAATGCCTACAAAATAAAAAGAATTCCCTTACAAAACAAAGCTACAAATCAAGGTAATGCCTCCTACAAAAAATCCAAAACTGTCATAAATATGTCAAATAACGCAGGTAGACCACCACGTCCTTTTCAAACTGTTGCAACGCTTGCCGGCTGCCTTGAACACCGTTCTTGCGCACCTGCTCGATCAACTGCGCCGCTCGCCCGTCAAGTTCAGTGCCGCCCAGAAACGCCAGGCTCCCGGCCAAACGATGCAGGCATTCGATCATCGCGTATTTATCCAGGGTACGCCCGGCATTGAGCAACCTGGCGTAGTCCGCATCGGCTTCCAGCACCAAACTGCGCAGCATCTGGTCCACGACCTGCGTGTCGCCAAAGGTCTGGATCAGGTCGGCCCGGGTGGGCCAGGGCTGGCTTGCCGCAGGGGTAACGGTAGCGGGCAAGCTTGCTGCATCGGGCGGCAGCGGCAACCAGCTTTCGAGCAAGTCGCGCAACCGCTCCAGCGAAAGAGGCTTGAGCACCCAGGCATCCATGCCGGCCTCAAGGCAGCGCCTGGCATCCTCGGCTCCCAGTTTGGCGGTCACGGCGATGATCGGGACACGGCCACGCCCGTGCGTCGCCTCCCGGCGGCGAATCTCCCGGGCCATGCTGTAGCCATCCAGTACGGGCATCCGGCAGTCGCTGATCACCAGGTCAAAATGCTTGCGGGAGAACGCAGTCAAGCCCGCCTGCCCATCACCGACCAGCTCATGCGCCAGCTCGAACTTCTGTAAAAACCAGCCCATCAGCGCACGGTAGGCCTGATGGTCTTCAACCACCAGCACACTTAAATGTTTCCAGTGGGAAGGAGGTGGGCGCCATGGCACCGTTTGCTTTATTGGGTCATCGCCTGCAAGAACGCTTGGCCTCATGACCACCTCGATATGGAAACAGACTGGCCATCCGAGTGACTGGCATGTCTTCAGATAAGGGCGCGCTTTTGGCACCCGTTCCGAAGAGAAGCTATCCATATGAGCGTATTTGAGGCGATACAAATACTACGAAAAAGCATTTTTTCCTACACGCGAAATCAACTATTCCGACTTGATCCAGTAAGGATTCCCCGGTCTCCGGAATGTCGTATTTGTTGTATTTCCCGCACTCGACCTGAACGCTAAATTGCGCCCCACCCCAAAAGGGCAACCCGCCATCTCATATGGCGACCCGCAATCTGTACTGACCCAACGCTCCGGTCAGTTGACGTTCCCGAGACCACACACCATGAACAAGCACCTCATCGCCCTTGCCAGCGCCCTGCTGATCACCGGCACAGCCCCTGCGTTTGCGGCCAGCACTGTCGACCTGACCGTCAAAGGCATCATCACGCCGAATGCGTGCACCCCAACCCTGTCCAGTGGCGGGATCGTCGATCACGGCAAAATGTCAGCGAAGGATCTGAACCCGACCGGCTACACCCGCCTTCCGACCTACACCCTGCAACTGGAGGTCAATTGCGATGCGCCGATCGCGTTCGGCCTGAAGACTGTGGATAACCGTCGCGGCTCGGCATCAACCAGCGGCTTTGGCCTGGGCTTTATCAACGACAGTCAAAAGCTTGGGATGTTCACGGTAACGATGCGCACGCCGGTGGCTGATGGCGACACCGTGCAGCCGATCGCTTCCTACGACAACGGCACCACGTGGGAGCCGCAAAACTGGATGGAAGACTTCGGCCTTTACTCCGTGAGCACGGACGGTGTCCTGCCACGCCCAACCGAGGACCTGACCATGGGCCTGGAAGTCGCCACCTTGATCGCCAGGACCGATGGCATGGACCTGAGCGACGAAGTCAACATCGACGGCTCCGCCACCATCGAAATGATGTACCTGTAACCCCCTTGCCCTAGCCACAGCAACCAAAGGTCAGCTCGCCCATGAAGCCCTCGTCCGTTGTCTTTCTCACCACTTTGCTGCTTGCACCCGCGGCGTTTGCCGCCAGCACCACCGACCTCGTCGTCCAGGGCGTCATTACGCCCGATGCCTGCGAACCCTCGCTCTCCGGTGGAGGCGTAGTGGACTATGGAAAGATGACGGCCAAGGACCTGACCCCGGACCGGCCGACCTCGCTGCCAACGCAGTCGTTGCAGTTGGGCATCCAGTGCAACAACTCGACCCTGCTGGCCTTCAGCACCATCGATAACCGTGCTGGCAGCTCCGCGATCAACGATCACATGCATGGCCTGGGCATGACCCCCGACAACGAAAAGCTCGGCAGCGCCGGCTTTGGCCTTTACAACGCGGTGGCCGACGATGCGCCCGCCAGGACATTGACCTCTGACAACGGAGGTGTCAGTTGGACACCGTCGGTACGCCTGGGGCCCCTCACGCTGACGGCGATCGGCGCCGCCGGCAACAGCATGGTGCCGATTGCCGTGAGGCGCTTCACCGCCGACTTGCGCCTGTATACCCAGATCAACAGCGCCGACCGCCTGACAATACTCGAAGAAATCCCTCTGGATGGCCACGTCACCCTGCAGATGAAATACCTGTAAGCCCCCAGGATTTACATGAAAGGAACCTCTGAGCCATGAACAACACGCTGAACGCCCTGGTCGCCACCCTGCTGCTGGGCACTTGCGCGCAAGCCGTCGCTGCGTCCTCGGTGGACCTGGCCGTAAAAGGGGTAATCACCCCCAACGCCTGCTCGCCAAGTTTGTCCGGCAGTGGCGTTGTCGACTACGGCAAGCTGTCCGCCAAGGACCTGAACCTGACCACGTCAACAGCGTTGCCCATGACCACCTTGCAGATGGTGATCCAGTGCAACGGTGCCACCTTGTTTGCCATAAAAAGCACCGATAACCGTGCCGGCTCGGCCGCCGGCACGTCCACTCGTACCTACGGGATGGGCTTGATCAACGGCAACCAGAAGCTGGGCTTTTACATCGTGGCCCTGGCAAACCCCGTGACCGATACCGGCCCGACCCAGGTCCTGGAGTCGATCGACAACGGCCTCACGTGGCGGGACGGGTCCACCGGAAACCCTCCGACTTCGCTTGCCGCCTTCGGCGATCGCTCCTCAGGCATCTGGCTGCCGATCCCGGTCACCGAGGTGACCACCGATGTGAACATATGGGGTTACATCGCCCGCGCCGACAGCCTGGACCTGAGCGACGAACACCCCATCGATGGTTCGGCCACGTTTGAAATCAAGTACCTGTAGACCCGCGCAGCGACGCCGCTGATGCGGCGTTCGTTACCCGTACCGAACACACTGAAGACCGAATGATGAACAAACACCTACGCCTTTTCGCGACGCTGTTATTGCTCAACTCCGGCTCCATGGTATTCGCGGACACTGCTACTGAGATGACCGTTTCCGGGCTGGTCACCCCCAGTTCGTGCACCGCCACGTTATCCGGTGGTGGGGTGATCGATCACGGCAGGATCGCCGCCCACGGCCTCAACCCTGGCACGCCCACCGCCCTGCCCGCCCAATGGCTGGACCTGGAAATCCACTGTACGGCCCCCATGCTGTTTGCCTTGATGGGCTTCGATGACCGGGCCGACTCCTCGCCCGCACCCGACACCCGGTTTGGCCTGGGGAAAAACCAGCACGCCAGCGACGAACACTTGGGTTTTGTGATGCTCACGTTTGAAAACGCGGTGGGCGACAGGCAACCGATGCAATCGCTGGTCAACCAAGGGTCCGTATGGGTCCCACAAGCCACCATCCACCCCAGGACGTTGATGGGCTTCGCCCGCCCCGGCCGACCGTTGCCCGAGCCAATTTGGGAGCTGGCCACCCGGATACGCGCCAACACCCAGGTAAACCCCGCACAGAGCCTGACCCTTAAGCAGGAAGTCCTGCTCGACGGCTCGTTGGTCCTGGATTTGCGCTACCTGTAACCACCCTGCACTCACTCAGGATGCACCTCATGAAAACGTATTTAACCCCACGCCGGATCCTCGGCAGCCTTGGCGCCCTTGCCTGGTTGTTGAGCGCCGAGGCCAGGGCCGATGGCATGGTGCCCGACACTTCGGTGGTGATCGTCTACGAAGAACAAGGCGAAGCCTCGGTGTCAGTCACCAACACCGACAACAAGCTCGCGCTGTTGCACGTCACCTTGGAAGACTTGCCCGAAGACCTCGAACCCCTGTTGTTTGTCACCCCGCCCCTGGCCCGGGTCGAGGCCGATAAAAGCCAGCTGGTGCGGTTCATTTTGCAGAACCAGAAACCGCTGCAAACCCAGCGCCTCAAGCGTGTGATTTTCGAAGGCATGCCCAAGGACCGCACGCCCTCCGAGGCCGGGCATGCCCGGGTGGGTGTAACGGTGCGCCAGAACCTGCCGGTGATCATTCATCCCAAAGGGCTGGCGCCCAACCGCACACCATGGAAGGGCCTGGCCTGGTCCCTGGACGACGGTCAACTGCACGTGCGCAACGACAGCAAATATGTGGTGCGCATGGCCCAGGAGCTGCAACTGTTGCCCGGCAAAAACAAGGCGGTACTGCCGCGCACTTACATACTTCCCGGCGAATCCATGAGCGTACCGGCACCGAATGCCCGCGCCACCACCGTGCGAATGCAGCCGGCCACGGTCTACGGTTTCACTGTGGCCGCCTTTGAAGCCCCGATCAGCACCCGTTGAAAACCCTGAATCCACCCTAGCGCCCATAACGAAGTGACCGCCCAGACCGTCACCGGGAAGCCCGCCAACCGCTGCTGGTTTCCATAACCCGAGTGCCTTCTCGTGAACACAGTAACTCCCGACTGCGACGGCAAAGCCGTGGGCGGTTTTTCTTCATACCCTCGACACTTGAAAAGGATCGCCCTGCCCCCCGCGCTGGCCCTGTTGCTCACCCCCGCCTGGGCTGACGCGGCGCCGGCCGGGCAATCCTTTGACCCGCAAACCCTGCAACAGCGAGGTATCGACCCTGAGCTGGCGTACCTGTTGCTGGAAACCCCGCGCTATACCGGCGGGGTACATGCCGTGAGCCTGACCGTCAACGGCCAACGCCGCGGCCGGCTCGATGTGCGTTTCGACAGCCAGGGCACCTTGTGCTTTGACCAGGCACTGCTCGATGCCGCCGAATTAGTGGTGCCCGCCTCACTGACCCACACCGGCTGCCATGACTTTACGGCGCAGTACCCGCAAACCGTGGTCGAGCAAGACCCGGGCAGTCTGAGCATTTCGCTGCTGGTGCCAACCGAAGCACTGCGCCCTCGCCGGCAGGAACTGTCAGGCTATCAAACGGGCGGTTTTGCCGGGCTGCTCAATTACGACCTCAGCGGCCTGTACAACCGATACGGCGATGACACCAGCCGCTTCGGCTCGGCCAATACCGAGGTCGGCTTCAATGCCGGCGACTGGATCGTGCGCAGCCGCCAGGTGCAGACCTGGCAGGCCGGGCTCTCGCGCACCACGCACCTGGAAGCCTATGCCCAGCGCACCTTCGCCGCGCAGCAAGCCGTGCTGCAGGCCGGGCAACTCAGCCTCTACAACCCGGTGCTGTCGACGGCCCAGATCACCGGGGTGCAGGTATTTACCGAGCAAGCCCTACAGGACCAGGCCCAGGGCGCGACCATCAATGGCATCGCCAACAGCCCGGCCCAGGTCGAGGTACGGCAGAACGGCGCGCTGATTCATTCCACCGTGGTGCCAGCCGGGCCGTTTTCGCTGACGGATGTGCGACGCCTGAACACGCGCTCGGACGTCGAAGTCACCGTCAAGGAAAGCATCGGCGATGAGCGTCGCTTTACGGTGCCTGCGGCCATGCTCGGGCTGGGCCTCGCGGCACCGGGCTACTCGGTGGGCGCAGGGCGCGTACGCAACATTGGCCAGACCCGGGGCGATGATCCGTGGGTCGTGAGCGCCGGCTGGAGTGGTGCCTTGAACCCGCTGTCCAGTATCGGCGCCGGTGTGCTCGTGGCCGAGGACTACCGGT
This genomic window from Pseudomonas sp. Bout1 contains:
- a CDS encoding nuclear transport factor 2 family protein yields the protein MSDAHNVLITEFYSAFQRLDAEAMSACYTDDVVFSDPAFGELRGRDAGDMWRMLTTRAKDFSLTFDSVRSDEITGSAHWVATYLFSATGNTVVNDIQARFVFRDGKICEHHDHFDLWRWSRQALGTKGLLLGWTPLVKNAVRAQALKGLKAFQARGEGACPPLGREAAPER
- a CDS encoding response regulator transcription factor → MFRVIIADDHPIVRIGQRVVIEANGRCKVVGEANGPDELLRVLSVTPCDVLVTDFVMPGDLQADGYGLLGLLQRQYPTLPVILVTMFANIATLRASFAQGAQAIVAKSASAKELPTAIREVCEGKTFVSECLRAQLAQAGTGDQSQTPQLSDKEREVVRMLASGMTVSQIAARVNRSISTISKQKSTAMHRLCISTDVDLFAYARSCGMVP
- a CDS encoding response regulator; protein product: MLVVEDHQAYRALMGWFLQKFELAHELVGDGQAGLTAFSRKHFDLVISDCRMPVLDGYSMAREIRRREATHGRGRVPIIAVTAKLGAEDARRCLEAGMDAWVLKPLSLERLRDLLESWLPLPPDAASLPATVTPAASQPWPTRADLIQTFGDTQVVDQMLRSLVLEADADYARLLNAGRTLDKYAMIECLHRLAGSLAFLGGTELDGRAAQLIEQVRKNGVQGSRQALQQFEKDVVVYLRYLTYL
- a CDS encoding DUF1120 domain-containing protein — its product is MNKHLIALASALLITGTAPAFAASTVDLTVKGIITPNACTPTLSSGGIVDHGKMSAKDLNPTGYTRLPTYTLQLEVNCDAPIAFGLKTVDNRRGSASTSGFGLGFINDSQKLGMFTVTMRTPVADGDTVQPIASYDNGTTWEPQNWMEDFGLYSVSTDGVLPRPTEDLTMGLEVATLIARTDGMDLSDEVNIDGSATIEMMYL
- a CDS encoding DUF1120 domain-containing protein → MKPSSVVFLTTLLLAPAAFAASTTDLVVQGVITPDACEPSLSGGGVVDYGKMTAKDLTPDRPTSLPTQSLQLGIQCNNSTLLAFSTIDNRAGSSAINDHMHGLGMTPDNEKLGSAGFGLYNAVADDAPARTLTSDNGGVSWTPSVRLGPLTLTAIGAAGNSMVPIAVRRFTADLRLYTQINSADRLTILEEIPLDGHVTLQMKYL
- a CDS encoding DUF1120 domain-containing protein; protein product: MNNTLNALVATLLLGTCAQAVAASSVDLAVKGVITPNACSPSLSGSGVVDYGKLSAKDLNLTTSTALPMTTLQMVIQCNGATLFAIKSTDNRAGSAAGTSTRTYGMGLINGNQKLGFYIVALANPVTDTGPTQVLESIDNGLTWRDGSTGNPPTSLAAFGDRSSGIWLPIPVTEVTTDVNIWGYIARADSLDLSDEHPIDGSATFEIKYL
- a CDS encoding DUF1120 domain-containing protein, encoding MNKHLRLFATLLLLNSGSMVFADTATEMTVSGLVTPSSCTATLSGGGVIDHGRIAAHGLNPGTPTALPAQWLDLEIHCTAPMLFALMGFDDRADSSPAPDTRFGLGKNQHASDEHLGFVMLTFENAVGDRQPMQSLVNQGSVWVPQATIHPRTLMGFARPGRPLPEPIWELATRIRANTQVNPAQSLTLKQEVLLDGSLVLDLRYL
- a CDS encoding fimbria/pilus chaperone family protein, whose amino-acid sequence is MKTYLTPRRILGSLGALAWLLSAEARADGMVPDTSVVIVYEEQGEASVSVTNTDNKLALLHVTLEDLPEDLEPLLFVTPPLARVEADKSQLVRFILQNQKPLQTQRLKRVIFEGMPKDRTPSEAGHARVGVTVRQNLPVIIHPKGLAPNRTPWKGLAWSLDDGQLHVRNDSKYVVRMAQELQLLPGKNKAVLPRTYILPGESMSVPAPNARATTVRMQPATVYGFTVAAFEAPISTR